The sequence below is a genomic window from Ignavibacteriales bacterium.
CTTACATGGAGTTAATTTCAGGTGTTTCCGGAATGGCTGCGGGAACATCAGGCAATGACGCAGTATTAAATATAAGCATTGCTCCAAATTCTGTTCAGGTTTATAAACTTTATCCTGTAAAATAAAATGATTGAAAAATACGACTATTTCATCTTTGATCTTGACGGCACAATTTATCGCGGTAACAGTATTATCTCCAGAGCCGCAGAAACAGTAAATCATCTTAAGAAAATCGGGAAGAAAATAATTTACATCTCCAACAAAACCACAGGCAGCATTGAGGAATATTATAATTTCCTTTCCGGTTTCGGACTTCAAATTGAAAAGGACGAAATAATAAATTCTACATTAGTATTAAAAAAATATCTTTCTGAAAATCATTCTGGAGAAACATTTTTTGCGATTGGCGAAAAAATATTCATTAGTGAGATAGAAGATGCAGGTCTTAAGTATGAGGAAGACCCATTAAAAATTAAAATTGTTCTTATTACGCTGGACCGTACTTTGAATTATGAAAAACTTGAAATAGCAGGGCGCGCTCTTGAAAACGGTGCAAGATTCTATGCTGCCAATATAGATGATACCTGTCCTGTGGATGTGGGTGAAGTACTCGATGCCGGTGCTACAATATCTGCACTTGAAAAACGAACTCACAGAAAACTTGAAAAGCATTTTGGAAAACCATCAGGTTATATGATAAATGAAATTAAACAGCGTCTTGGTTCCGACCTGTCAAAAGTTCTTTTAACAGGTGACAGGCTTGAGACTGATATAGCGATGGGGAATGCATGCGGAATAGATACTGCGCTTGTTTCAACAGGCGTTAAGTATTTTCCAAACGGAAATGCAGATGTAAAGCCTACGTACAATATTGATTCGGTATTTGACCTGATAAAGACAAAAATCAGCGATTAATTTTTATTAAGTAACCCAACCTTTTAAACGTGCCCGTAGTCTAACAGCTTAGAAATAAAAAATTATGCTGCAGACAGACTCAGAATTAATCATAAAAGCCCAAAAAGGTGATGCCCTGGCATTCGAGGAATTGATATACCGTTACGATAAGAACGTGCTTTCGCTGGTTTTCAAATATGTGCGGGACCCGGACGAAGCAAAAGACTTATACCAGGATGTTTTTTTAAGAGTCTACCGCGGACTGAAAAATTTTGAACATCGAAGTGAATTTTCAACATGGCTGTTCCGGATCGCAACAAATGTATGCCTTACTTATAAAAGCAGGCACAAAAAAAGGATGATGGTTTCGTTTTATGATAAACCGGAAGATGAACACGAAGAAAATATTTTTGAATCAACTATTGCTGATACCGGGTTGACGCCGGATAAAAAACTTGAAGACATTGAGACTGATTCGAAAATACAATCGGCTCTGGATAATTTGTCACCTAAACAAAAAATGTCATTTGTGCTTAAACATTATGAGGGATATAAGATAAGAGAGATAGCTGAAATTATGGATTGTAAAGAAGGAACGATTAAAAAGTATTTGTTTGATGCTGTTCAAAAGCTGCGCCTGGAACTTGCAGCAATATATAATTGATGAGGAGAAAAATGGAACACAGGAATTTCGAAGAACTAGTACATCTATCGGTTTTTGGTGAGTTAAAAAAAACCGAACGTGTTTTGCTTGAAGCACACCTTTCAGAATGTGTTGATTGCAGGGAGGAATTAGAATCATTATTAAAATTGAAAAGTATCCTCAATAAAAACAGAAGCGTTGAAGTTGACGATAAATTGTTGAATGAAGCAAGAATGGAACTTCGTTCTGCTATCAG
It includes:
- a CDS encoding HAD-IIA family hydrolase, encoding MIEKYDYFIFDLDGTIYRGNSIISRAAETVNHLKKIGKKIIYISNKTTGSIEEYYNFLSGFGLQIEKDEIINSTLVLKKYLSENHSGETFFAIGEKIFISEIEDAGLKYEEDPLKIKIVLITLDRTLNYEKLEIAGRALENGARFYAANIDDTCPVDVGEVLDAGATISALEKRTHRKLEKHFGKPSGYMINEIKQRLGSDLSKVLLTGDRLETDIAMGNACGIDTALVSTGVKYFPNGNADVKPTYNIDSVFDLIKTKISD
- a CDS encoding RNA polymerase sigma factor → MLQTDSELIIKAQKGDALAFEELIYRYDKNVLSLVFKYVRDPDEAKDLYQDVFLRVYRGLKNFEHRSEFSTWLFRIATNVCLTYKSRHKKRMMVSFYDKPEDEHEENIFESTIADTGLTPDKKLEDIETDSKIQSALDNLSPKQKMSFVLKHYEGYKIREIAEIMDCKEGTIKKYLFDAVQKLRLELAAIYN